A window from Chrysemys picta bellii isolate R12L10 chromosome 2, ASM1138683v2, whole genome shotgun sequence encodes these proteins:
- the STEAP1 gene encoding STEAP1 protein isoform X3 yields the protein MESRMDQDEVQKPEPGRNTGNHNDSNTDLQVTYTHEEVAFFHLHQTHHFDEFEYPSDQYCKQDLFPKWHLPLKIASIASLLIFIYTFLRDVVHPFVTTNENTFYKIPILVINKVLPVVSITLLALVYLPGILAAGFQLHYGTKYKRFPQWLNGWMLSRKQLGLLSFFFASMHACYSLCYPMRRSYRYKLLNWAYQQVKQKKENAWIEHDVWRMEIYVSLGILGLALLAILAVTSIPSVSHSLTWREFHCIQSKMGYLALLLCTIHALVFAWNKWVDVNQFVWYTPPTFMIAIFLPIIVLLCKSVLLLPCLRKKIQKIRCGWDANTEMNKTQMTSRL from the exons AATACGGATTTGCAAGTCACCTACACCCACGAAGAGGTTGCGTTTTTTCATTTACATCAAACACATCATTTTGATGAGTTTGAATACCCTTCAGATCAATACTGCAAGCAAGATCTCTTCCCCAAATGGCACTTGCCACTGAAGATAGCATCTATAGCCTCATTGCTAATATTTATCTATACTTTTCTGAGAGATGTTGTCCACCCTTTTGTCACTACTAATGAAAACACTTTCTATAAAATTCCAATCCTGGTCATAAACAAAGTTTTACCAGTGGTTTCAATCACTCTTCTTGCACTGGTTTATTTACCAGGGATATTAGCTGCAGGTTTCCAGCTCCACTATGGGACCAAGTACAAACGATTTCCACAGTGGTTGAATGGGTGGATGTTATCAAGAAAGCAACTCGGCCTTCTCAGTTTTTTCTTTGCCTCAATGCATGCATGCTATAGCTTGTGCTACCCAATGAGGAGATCTTACAGATACAAGCTGTTGAACTGGGCGTACCAACAG GTCaagcaaaaaaaggaaaatgccTGGATTGAACATGATGTCTGGAGAATGGAGATTTATGTGTCTCTAGGGATTCTGGGACTAGCTCTGCTGGCCATACTGGCAGTAACATCAATTCCATCTGTCAGCCATTCTTTGACCTGGAGAGAGTTCCACTGTATTCAG AGCAAGATGGGGTATTTAGCTTTGCTGCTATGCACAATTCACGCATTGGTATTTGCCTGGAATAAATGGGTTGACGTAAACCAATTTGTGTGGTACACACCCCCTACATTTATGATAGCCATTTTTCTTCCTATTATAGTCCTGCTTTGTAAAAgcgtcctgcttctcccatgCCTTAGGAAGAAGATCCAGAAGATCAGATGCGGTTGGGATGCTAACACAGAGATGAATAAAACACAGATGACTTCCAGACTGTAG